A DNA window from Mesorhizobium sp. C432A contains the following coding sequences:
- a CDS encoding SH3 domain-containing protein, protein MTELGPGDLLNIRATPSPVGRTQARLPIGSSVRNFGCNEVDGHRWCKVEEIDNPLVKGWAPARYLIPDNPTVVEVDAAPPQVTASAEAGGPALAPDMSTQPADVAATPRTTAPAASAAPPVPTQAPPTPAAPEPAPLDLTERLGGTDPGAPKSAAEIGRTAMQDAYGLAFAANESPTTGEIAATEAPATETTGKPVQDSAANAEVAPDATSAPGVPSPTPRPDQAKAATATQTDARLEPPPALGAAADIPCARYVGQPMTRCAVNIVHNGAGKADITVTWPDGGTRVISFNAGMPAGSDLGKDFRFTREGSLNMIRVGVSERFEITDQLALGG, encoded by the coding sequence GTGACCGAGCTCGGCCCAGGCGATCTCCTCAACATCCGGGCCACGCCGTCGCCGGTCGGCAGAACCCAGGCGCGTCTGCCGATCGGCTCGAGCGTCAGGAATTTCGGCTGCAACGAAGTGGACGGCCACCGCTGGTGCAAGGTCGAGGAGATTGACAATCCACTGGTCAAAGGCTGGGCGCCCGCGCGCTATCTTATCCCCGACAATCCGACCGTGGTCGAAGTAGACGCCGCGCCGCCCCAGGTGACCGCCAGCGCTGAAGCCGGCGGCCCCGCGCTCGCGCCCGACATGTCGACGCAGCCGGCCGACGTGGCCGCAACACCCCGGACGACTGCACCCGCCGCCTCTGCCGCTCCGCCTGTACCCACTCAGGCTCCACCCACCCCGGCTGCACCCGAGCCGGCCCCACTCGACCTGACGGAGCGCCTTGGCGGCACGGATCCAGGCGCACCGAAATCCGCCGCCGAGATCGGCAGGACCGCCATGCAGGATGCTTATGGCCTCGCCTTCGCAGCCAATGAAAGCCCGACGACGGGCGAGATCGCTGCCACGGAGGCTCCGGCGACGGAGACCACAGGGAAGCCGGTACAGGATTCCGCCGCGAATGCGGAAGTCGCACCAGATGCGACGTCCGCGCCGGGGGTACCATCCCCGACGCCACGGCCGGACCAGGCCAAAGCTGCGACCGCTACGCAAACCGATGCACGGCTGGAACCCCCGCCCGCCCTCGGCGCCGCCGCCGATATCCCCTGCGCCCGTTATGTCGGCCAGCCGATGACCCGCTGCGCCGTCAACATCGTCCACAATGGCGCCGGCAAGGCAGACATCACCGTGACCTGGCCCGATGGCGGCACGCGCGTCATCTCCTTCAATGCCGGCATGCCGGCCGGCTCGGATTTGGGCAAGGACTTCCG
- a CDS encoding metallophosphoesterase family protein, producing the protein MRIAVLADIHGNVLALDAVLADLARRGGADLTVNLGDCVSGPLWPRETFERLEALDLPTVRGNHDRRVAVDPADDTMWASDRYAQERLTETQREALFALPFTLEIVPGVVAFHARPDHDEKYLLDAIVDGQLVRAPLAAIQRRLQALDPACRIVLCGHSHRAELVRIPGGPLLFNPGSVGAPAYEDDTPPAHVSEQGSPHARYGILTLDGDGPDRFETIAVDYDHEAAARQAAQAGRPEWAHALRTGFMPKPSWQGSA; encoded by the coding sequence ATGCGCATTGCCGTTCTCGCCGACATCCATGGCAATGTGCTGGCGCTGGATGCCGTGCTCGCCGATCTGGCGCGGCGCGGCGGCGCCGATCTAACCGTCAACCTGGGCGACTGCGTCTCCGGTCCGCTTTGGCCGCGCGAGACGTTCGAGCGGCTCGAAGCGCTCGACCTGCCGACTGTGCGCGGCAACCATGACCGCCGCGTCGCCGTCGATCCGGCCGACGATACGATGTGGGCTTCTGACCGGTACGCCCAGGAGCGGCTGACGGAGACGCAGCGCGAGGCGCTGTTCGCCCTGCCTTTCACGCTGGAGATTGTTCCCGGCGTGGTCGCTTTCCATGCGCGGCCCGACCATGACGAGAAATACCTGCTCGACGCGATCGTCGATGGCCAACTGGTGCGCGCGCCGCTTGCCGCTATTCAGCGGCGGTTGCAGGCGCTGGACCCGGCCTGCCGCATCGTGCTGTGCGGCCACAGCCACCGCGCGGAACTGGTCCGTATCCCCGGCGGCCCCTTGCTCTTCAATCCCGGCAGCGTCGGCGCCCCCGCCTATGAAGATGACACGCCCCCGGCGCATGTTTCGGAGCAAGGCAGCCCGCATGCGCGCTACGGCATCCTCACCTTGGATGGCGATGGTCCAGACCGTTTCGAGACCATCGCCGTCGACTACGACCACGAAGCGGCGGCGAGACAGGCCGCACAGGCGGGCCGACCGGAATGGGCGCATGCGCTGAGGACCGGCTTCATGCCCAAACCCTCTTGGCAAGGCTCCGCTTGA